One segment of Nocardioides sp. QY071 DNA contains the following:
- a CDS encoding DUF1876 domain-containing protein, with amino-acid sequence MHATTWHVEIHLSEDGPRTRAEAVLRTTAGTEVRSSGVARRSPEDRDAPEIGDELAVCRALSGLAHALFEASVLDVETNTGASSSFTM; translated from the coding sequence ATGCACGCGACGACCTGGCACGTCGAGATCCACCTGTCCGAGGACGGGCCCCGAACGCGGGCGGAGGCGGTGCTGCGCACCACCGCCGGCACCGAGGTGCGCAGCAGCGGAGTCGCACGACGCAGCCCGGAGGACCGGGACGCCCCGGAGATCGGCGACGAGCTCGCCGTGTGCCGGGCGCTCAGTGGGCTGGCGCACGCGCTGTTCGAGGCCTCCGTGCTCGACGTGGAGACCAATACCGGCGCCTCGTCGTCGTTCACGATGTGA
- the acsA gene encoding acetate--CoA ligase produces MSSRTSSIPAAATTAPRYEQLRDEFTWAAARAELSGLPGGTGLNIAHEAVDRHCAAGRGDRVAVRSIAADGSITDLTYAALREATNRFAGVLAALGVRPDAVVVSLLGRQPEQYVTALGTLKAGAVFAPLFSSFGPEPIRERMRLCDAEVLVTTRALYQRKVAPIRPDLPHLRHVLVVGDEADPGTIALGPALDDAPADHVIAPTDPQTRALLHFTSGTTGRPKGAVHVHEAVVAHHATAAHALDLRPDDVFWCTADPGWVTGTSYGIIAPLTHGATLLSFAGEFDAPAWYRILAEQAVNVWYTAPTALRMLMKYGTDLPHSYDLAALRHIASVGEALNPEVVEWGLAAYGLPVHDNWWQTETGAIMISNYRGMELRPGSMGRPVPGIEAAVLARGEDGRAAQHPDGMKTAPPGEVGELALRAGWPSMFRGYVGDERRYTRCFADGWYLSGDLAEVDDDGYFWFVGRADDVIKSAGHLIGPFEVETALMEHPSVLEAGVIGKPDPLAGEVVKAFVTLRPGFEESDALRADLLAFSRRRLGGLAPREIAFDAHLPHTSSGKVMRRLLRARELGLALGDLSTLEPTP; encoded by the coding sequence GTGTCCTCACGAACGTCCAGCATCCCCGCGGCGGCCACGACGGCTCCACGCTACGAGCAGCTGCGTGACGAGTTCACGTGGGCCGCGGCTCGCGCGGAGCTCTCGGGACTTCCTGGCGGGACCGGCCTCAACATCGCCCACGAAGCGGTGGACAGACACTGTGCCGCAGGACGAGGAGACCGGGTCGCCGTCCGCAGCATCGCCGCCGACGGCAGCATCACCGACCTGACGTACGCCGCGCTGCGGGAGGCCACCAACCGGTTCGCAGGCGTGCTGGCAGCGCTCGGCGTCCGTCCGGACGCCGTGGTCGTCTCCTTGCTCGGCCGCCAGCCGGAGCAGTACGTCACTGCCCTCGGCACACTCAAGGCAGGCGCGGTCTTCGCTCCGCTGTTCTCGTCCTTCGGCCCCGAGCCGATCCGCGAACGGATGAGGTTGTGCGATGCCGAGGTCCTCGTCACCACGCGGGCCCTGTACCAGCGCAAGGTCGCTCCCATCCGGCCCGACCTGCCCCATCTGCGGCACGTCCTGGTGGTCGGTGACGAGGCCGACCCCGGAACCATCGCGCTCGGCCCCGCCCTGGACGACGCTCCCGCGGACCACGTCATCGCGCCGACCGATCCCCAGACGCGCGCTCTGCTGCACTTCACGAGCGGCACCACCGGACGACCGAAGGGTGCCGTCCACGTGCACGAGGCCGTCGTCGCCCACCATGCCACGGCTGCCCACGCTCTCGATCTACGTCCGGACGACGTCTTCTGGTGCACGGCCGATCCGGGTTGGGTCACGGGGACCTCGTACGGCATCATCGCGCCGCTCACCCACGGCGCCACCCTGCTCAGCTTCGCCGGCGAGTTCGACGCGCCCGCGTGGTACCGGATCCTGGCCGAACAGGCCGTGAACGTCTGGTACACAGCGCCGACCGCGCTGCGCATGTTGATGAAGTACGGCACCGACCTGCCCCACTCCTACGACCTGGCGGCGCTGCGCCACATCGCGAGCGTGGGCGAAGCACTCAATCCGGAGGTGGTCGAATGGGGCCTGGCCGCCTACGGGCTGCCGGTACACGACAACTGGTGGCAGACCGAGACCGGCGCGATCATGATCAGCAACTACCGGGGCATGGAGCTGCGCCCGGGCTCGATGGGACGACCGGTGCCCGGCATCGAGGCGGCGGTGCTCGCCCGCGGCGAGGACGGTCGCGCCGCGCAGCACCCTGACGGCATGAAGACAGCCCCGCCGGGCGAGGTCGGCGAGCTGGCGCTGCGTGCCGGCTGGCCGTCGATGTTTCGTGGATACGTCGGCGACGAGCGGCGCTACACCCGGTGCTTCGCCGACGGCTGGTACCTGAGCGGCGACCTCGCCGAGGTCGACGACGACGGCTACTTCTGGTTCGTGGGTCGCGCCGACGACGTGATCAAGTCCGCGGGCCACCTGATCGGGCCCTTCGAGGTGGAGACGGCCCTGATGGAGCACCCTTCCGTGCTGGAGGCCGGTGTCATCGGTAAGCCGGACCCGCTCGCGGGCGAGGTCGTCAAGGCCTTCGTCACGCTGCGGCCGGGCTTCGAGGAGTCCGACGCGCTCCGTGCCGACCTCCTCGCGTTCTCCCGACGCCGTCTCGGCGGCCTGGCGCCCAGGGAGATCGCCTTCGA